In Babylonia areolata isolate BAREFJ2019XMU chromosome 10, ASM4173473v1, whole genome shotgun sequence, the following proteins share a genomic window:
- the LOC143286332 gene encoding arylsulfatase B-like — protein sequence MGFSKLTSAALLLMVTCFLFRESRAANTRKLKPNILFILMDDLGWNDLGVYDPNMVTPNIDKLYREGFRLNYSYTDPVGSSSRASLFSGKFSFRMGLQDGAINKYTDAHVPLNHTLLPESLKYRGYKTHMIGKWGQGFCNLDQTPTYRGFDTFFGHYTGKVDYTTKKTEEGYYDFRDGEEVMANPDYNNMYNTDVLGKRAISMINSHKRKFPNNENPFFIMLSFTAIQGRNQVPYKYIRKCRKNVFTSRERKQKCGMMAAVDLSIYRIMRALEETKQDENTVVIFTSDNGGDAQLGSSNWPLRGSKGSVWEGGVRVPTFLWSAGTTVLPVQNHTYTAFFHVVDWYPTLIGFAKKRGRPNWPLKIAPAMDGINHWRLIKRGVKKSFRREWGYLVTEGDTELACVRQGDYKLVVKEEKSPGWYRPPIGVNATDLEEPELDYERRPFLMFNIRKDPSETRDLSKSKVDKIVEAREGLLDLYEDYKADYLPKQGQVVDSSPANHPEYNDVWSPGSC from the exons ATGGGATTCAGCAAGCTGACGTCAGCAgcgctgctgctgatggtgacgtGTTTCCTGTTCCGGGAAAGCCGCGCGGCCAACACCAGGAAGCTGAAGCCTAACATCCTGTTCATCTTGATGGACGACCTGGGCTGGAACGACCTGGGTGTCTACGACCCCAACATGGTGACCCCCAACATCGACAAGCTGTACAGGGAGGGCTTCAGGCTCAACTACTCCTACACAGACCCTGTGGGGAGCTCTTCCAGAGCCTCCCTCTTCTCCGGAAAGTTCTCCTTTAGGATGGGGCTGCAG GACGGAGCGATCAACAAGTACACCGATGCCCACGTGCCTCTCAACCACACCCTCCTGCCCGAGTCTCTCAAGTACCGAGGATACAAGACACACATGATCGGCAAGTGGGGACAG GGCTTTTGCAACCTGGATCAAACCCCGACCTACAGAGGCTTCGACACCTTCTTTGGCCACTACACCGGCAAAGTGGACTACACGACCAAGAAAACAGAGGAAGGGTACTACGATTTCCGTGATGGAGAGGAGGTGATGGCAAATCCTGATTACAACAACATGTACAACACGGACGTGCTTGGGAAACGGGCCATCAGCATGATCAACTCACATAAG AGGAAGTTCCCGAACAATGAGAACCCCTTCTTCATCATGCTATCCTTCACCGCCATACAGGGCCGCAATCAGGTGCCCTACAAATATATCAGAAAATGCCGCAAG AACGTGTTCACCTCGAGAGAGCGCAAGCAGAAGTGCGGCATGATGGCCGCAGTGGACCTGTCCATCTACCGGATCATGAGGGCCCTCGAGGAGACCAAGCAGGACGAGAACACCGTGGTCATCTTCACGTCCGACAACGGGGGCGACGCCCAGCTGGGCTCCAGCAACTGGCCGCTGAGAGGGAGCAAAGGGTCCgtgtgggaagggggagtgcGAGTGCCAACCTTCCTCTGGAG TGCGGGCACGACAGTGCTGCCGGTTCAGAACCACACCTACACCGCTTTCTTCCACGTGGTGGACTGGTACCCTACGCTCATCGGATTCGCCAAGAAGAGAGGACGTCCCAACTGGCCCCTCAAGATCGCTCCTGCCATGGACGGGATCAACCACTGGAGACTCATcaagagg GGAGTGAAGAAAAGCTTCCGCAGAGAGTGGGGCTACCTGGTCACTGAGGGAGACACGGAGCTGGCCTGCGTGCGGCAGGGAGACTACAAACTGGTGGTCAAGGAGGAGAAATCCCC AGGATGGTACCGACCTCCAATCGGCGTCAAcgccacagacctggaggaacccgAGCTGGACTACGAACGCAGGCCCTTCCTAATGTTCAACATCCGTAAGGACCCCTCCGAGACCCGAGACCTGTCCAAGTCCAAGGTGGACAAGATCGTGGAGGCGAGGGAGGGTCTCCTGGACCTCTACGAGGACTACAAGGCCGACTACCTTCCCAAACAGGGTCAGGTGGTGGACTCCAGTCCTGCAAACCACCCCGAGTACAACGACGTCTGGTCGCCTGGTTCCTGTTAA